The nucleotide window AATGTGGATCCAGTGATAGTCATCGGTGCCGCCCGCTTCGATGAGCAGCACGGAAACGTCCGCGTCTTCGGTCAGACGATTGGCGAGCACGCAGCCCGCGGTGCCCGCTCCAACGATCACGTAGTCGAATTCGCCTTCGAGGCGGCGAGAGGACGCGCCGCGTGCTCCTTGTGCTTCAGCCGATGCAGGCATGATGTGTCTCCAGCCACTACGTTCTCTTCATGTTGTGATTTTCGAACTACGCGTGCCGCGCCGGGCGCTGTCCAATACTTCGTTATGCTTGATAAACCGCCCGGCTCGTGCTCGCCTACTTCGCCACCGGCATCGTGAACTCCGCGCCCTTGGCGATGCTGTCGGGCCAGCGTTGCATGATGCTCTTGTAGCGCGTATAGAAGCGCACGCCTTCCTCGCCATAAGCATGATGATCGCCGAACAGCGAACGCTTCCAGCCGCCGAACGAGTGCCACGCCATCGGCACCGGAATCGGTACATTGATACCCACCATGCCCACCTTGATCTGGCGCGAGAACGCGCGCGCGACGCCGCCGTCCGACGTGTAGCACGACACGCCGTTGGCGAATTCGTGCGCGTTGATCAACTCGACGGCGCTCGCGAAATCGGGCACGCGCACCACCGAAAGCACCGGCCCGAAGATTTCTTCCTTGTAGATCGTCATGTCGGTCTTCACGTCGTCGAACAGCGTGCCGCCCAGGAAGAAGCCGTCCTCATGGCCGTCCACCTTGTGGCCGCGCCCATCCACCACGAGTCTCGCGCCCGCCGCCACACCCGCCTCGATATAGCCCTGCACCTTCGCGCGATGTGGTCCCGTGACGAGCGGCCCCATTTCCGAGGCGCCGTCCATGCCGCTGCCGATCTGCAGCGCCTTCACGCGCGGCGTGAGGCGCTCGACGAGTTCGTCAGCGATATGGCCCACGGCCACCGCAACCGAAATCGCCATGCAGCGCTCGCCGGCCGAACCGTACGCCGCGCCGATCAGGGCGTCGACGGCCTGGTCGAGATCGGCGTCCGGCATCACGACGAGGTGATTCTTCGCGCCGCCCAGCGCCTGCACGCGCTTGCCGTGCTTCGTGCCTTCCGTGTAGATGTACTCGGCGATCGGCGTCGAGCCGACAAACGACAGCGCCGTGACGTCGGGATGCGCGAGCAGCGCGTCCACGGCCACCTTGTCGCCGTGCACGACGTTGAACACGCCGTCGGGCAAACCCGCTTGCTTGAGCAGTTCGGCGAGGCGCATGGAAGCCGAGGGATCGCGTTCCGAAGGCTTGAGCACGAAGGTGTTGCCGCACGCGAGCGCGATGGGGAACATCCAGCACGGCACCATCATCGGGAAATTGAACGGCGTAATGCCCGCCACGACGCCAAGCGGCTGGCGCAGATTCCAGTTGTCGATACCGCCGCCGATCTGGTCGGTGAAGTCCGTCTTCAGCAGGTTGGGAATGCCGCACGCGAACTCGACCACCTCGATGCCGCGCATCACCTCGCCCTTGGCATCCGAGAACACCTTGCCGTGTTCGCGCGTGATCAATTCCGCGAGTTCGTCGTGATGCTGGTCGAGCAGATCCTTGAACTTGAAGAGGATGCGTGCGCGCTTGATGGGCGCCATCTCCGCCCACTCGGGAAACGCGGCCTGCGCGGCCGCGACGGCTGCGTCGACTTCGGCCACGCTGGCAAGCGGCACGCGTGCGCTCACCTTGCCAAACGCCGGATTGAATACGTCGCCGTAGCGGTCGCTCGTGCCGTCCAGCGGCTTGCCGTTGACGAAGTGCGTAAGCGTACGCACGCCCGCATCGCTTTGATGTGTCTCGCCCATGTCTGTGCCTCTTCTGTCGTGAAGCCTCGATGCACCTAGCGTAATCGGGACGCCGGGGCGCGATCCAATGATTAATGCTCAACAGCAATATAAGGCGGTTTAATATCAGGATATGGACCTGACCTTGCTCCGAGCGTTTGTCACGGTCGCGCGCGAGGGCAATCTCACGCGCGCGGCCACGCACCTGCATCTCACGCAGCCAGCCGTGAGCCTGCAGATCAAGCATTTGCAGGAGACGCTTGGCGTCTCGCTCTTCACGCGCACCTCGCACGGCCTCGTGCTCACGCGTGATGGCCAGGCGCTGCTGCCGCATGCCGAACGCGCCCTCGCCGCTGCCGGCGACGTGCAGCGCGCGGCTGCTGCGCTGCGGCACGAGGTGCGCGGGCGCTTGCGCATCGGCACCATTCTCGATCCGGCGTTCCTGCGCCTGGGCGGCTTTCTGCGTCAGCTCGTCGAAACCTGGCCGCAGATCGAAACGGCGCTGCGCCACGGCATGTCCGGCTGGGTGCTCGAGCAGGTGCGCTCGCGCGAACTCGACGTGGGCTACTACATCGGCCAGCCCGCGCCCGACCCCCACACCTTCCACGTGATCACGCTCACGCGCTTTCAGTACCGCGTGCTCGCGCCCGCGGGCTGGAAGGATCGCGTGAAGGACGCGCGCGACTGGCGCGCGCTCGCCGCGCTGCCGTGGATCTGGACGCCGCCCGCCTCCGCGCACAATCGCCTGCTCACCACGCTCTTCGAGGCCGCGCATGCCAGGCCCGTGAAGGTGGCCGAGGTGGACCAGGAACCGTCGATGCTCGATCTCGTGAAATCGGGCGTGGGCCTCACGCTCGCACGCGATTCCACGGCCCTCGCCGAAGCGCACGCCCACGGGCTCACCATCGTCGAAGGCGTGGCGGTGCCCACGGAACTCACCTTCATCACGCTCGCCGCGCGTCGCGACGAGCCCACCATCGCGGCGGCGCTCAAGTCGATCGAAACGCAATGGGCGATATGAGCCGCGCTCATGAAGACGCGCGTGCGCCGTTCATGTCTGACGTGAGCGCGGACCTGGTCGTGTAACAGCGCTGTCACACAAGTTTTGATAGATTGGGAATTCGCTCTGCGTTTTCGGCACGCCCGTCGGCGTGCTCATCCTGCGCGGCGCGTTCCCAGCCTCTCCCATCGTCGTCCCCCTTGTTCCCTTCGTTCGACAGGAGCCTTGCATGGCCCGCAACATCGAAATCAAAGCCCGCGCCCGTCAATTCGACGCCCTGCGCGAGCGCGCTTCCCAGCTCGCATCCGATGCGCCGCTGATCTTTCGCCAGCAGGACTTCTTCTACGATGTACCGCGCGGCCGCCTGAAGCTGCGCCAGTT belongs to Paraburkholderia flagellata and includes:
- a CDS encoding CoA-acylating methylmalonate-semialdehyde dehydrogenase; protein product: MGETHQSDAGVRTLTHFVNGKPLDGTSDRYGDVFNPAFGKVSARVPLASVAEVDAAVAAAQAAFPEWAEMAPIKRARILFKFKDLLDQHHDELAELITREHGKVFSDAKGEVMRGIEVVEFACGIPNLLKTDFTDQIGGGIDNWNLRQPLGVVAGITPFNFPMMVPCWMFPIALACGNTFVLKPSERDPSASMRLAELLKQAGLPDGVFNVVHGDKVAVDALLAHPDVTALSFVGSTPIAEYIYTEGTKHGKRVQALGGAKNHLVVMPDADLDQAVDALIGAAYGSAGERCMAISVAVAVGHIADELVERLTPRVKALQIGSGMDGASEMGPLVTGPHRAKVQGYIEAGVAAGARLVVDGRGHKVDGHEDGFFLGGTLFDDVKTDMTIYKEEIFGPVLSVVRVPDFASAVELINAHEFANGVSCYTSDGGVARAFSRQIKVGMVGINVPIPVPMAWHSFGGWKRSLFGDHHAYGEEGVRFYTRYKSIMQRWPDSIAKGAEFTMPVAK
- a CDS encoding LysR family transcriptional regulator → MDLTLLRAFVTVAREGNLTRAATHLHLTQPAVSLQIKHLQETLGVSLFTRTSHGLVLTRDGQALLPHAERALAAAGDVQRAAAALRHEVRGRLRIGTILDPAFLRLGGFLRQLVETWPQIETALRHGMSGWVLEQVRSRELDVGYYIGQPAPDPHTFHVITLTRFQYRVLAPAGWKDRVKDARDWRALAALPWIWTPPASAHNRLLTTLFEAAHARPVKVAEVDQEPSMLDLVKSGVGLTLARDSTALAEAHAHGLTIVEGVAVPTELTFITLAARRDEPTIAAALKSIETQWAI